In Henningerozyma blattae CBS 6284 chromosome 6, complete genome, the following are encoded in one genomic region:
- the YMR1 gene encoding phosphatidylinositol-3-phosphatase YMR1 (similar to Saccharomyces cerevisiae YMR1 (YJR110W); ancestral locus Anc_7.491) produces the protein MEYIKVTKVDNVLLHRKGCTFEGTLHLTTHHLIFTIQNLKSNTSSNNAKEFWFAYPLIFSVFKNKGSALLTKLNLTKQNNTNIEDSNEITDNYKNNSNNSSKTNNNNSTINSTTHVYSIDLTNADLWSFVNIKIIGKDYTIFSLDFQIPSQANDVFDSLLRLTVLKNTNQLYAFIYNPGKAESKFNSWKIYNVIDEFKRQGLDLISSNCPWRISDINKDFKFCNTYPRELIIPRDVSDTLLSHASKFRSQSRIPVLSYYYKASNCSITRSSQPLTGIIKQRSPQDESLIYNIFNTNKESTQNKNLIVDARPMTNAYAQTALGGGTEFLEYYNFNNSSKRIFLGIDNIHVISDIMNNLIDNFLSDNDLNLPINSLKLNNKYSKSFNWLKLIKTILSSTETLTKSMIFNNSNILVHCSDGWDRTAQISSLIQICLDPFFRTIDGFIILVEKEWISFGHKFQERSNHLSNENIFHDNTVSSFNLKNNSNNISQSSPIINDTDGFSSSSLFGKDANDFTDFDTPPNTTQPSMNMASTNLSSSNDSSNPLNSLLNSNFISNVTNHFNNSTTPSSLLQISKSKQFSSPIFQQFLDCVYQLISQNPNKFQFNERFLRRLIYHLYSCQYGTFLYNNEFERYESHLSDNTRSVWDYFLCRRNEFTNSNYVASPTKTNTPTKQFKTPKNFETPTKANIPEQAKTPTKGDTPVNFNTPTSDDIKEDAQEVKDKLKKFNIVDQDENTNNTTSKADSSAAPVIDSSIDSLDEFSIDQASDIDDVDWILPDINNIKWWWQLYDRKDEEMNSNLNNKNSKSPDSNKTTKKSYIGISKKSNEPTSHEESLSLRLPSFNFFGKS, from the coding sequence ATGGAATACATTAAAGTAACAAAAGTAGACAATGTTCTACTCCATCGGAAAGGTTGTACTTTCGAAGGAACTTTACATTTAACTACCCATCATCTGATATTCACAATacagaatttaaaatcaaatacaaGTTCTAATAATGCAAAGGAATTTTGGTTTGCTTAtcctttaatattttcagtattcaaaaataaaggCAGTGCATTattaacaaaattaaatcttacaaaacaaaataatacaaatattgaagattcAAATGAAATCACCGACAACTATAAAAATAACAGTAATAATAGCAGTAagactaataataataatagtacaATTAATAGCACAACACATGTATATTCTATCGATTTAACAAATGCTGATTTATGGTCTTTTGTTAACATTAAAATCATTGGGAAAGATTATACAATTTTCTCGTTGgattttcaaattccaTCTCAAGCAAATGATGTTTttgattctttattaaGATTGACTGTTTTGAAGAATacaaatcaattatatGCATTTATTTATAACCCAGGTAAAGCAGAATCGAAATTTAACAGTTGGAAGATTTATAATgttattgatgaatttaaaagacAAGGTCttgatttaatatcttcaaattGCCCTTGGAGAATTTCTGAcataaataaagatttcaaattctgTAATACATACCCAAGGGAACTTATTATTCCAAGGGACGTTTCAGATACTCTCTTATCTCATGCTTCTAAATTCAGATCTCAGTCAAGAATCCCCGtattatcatattattacaaaGCTTCTAATTGTTCCATAACACGATCTTCGCAACCGTTAACAGGGATCATCAAACAAAGATCTCCACAAGATGAATCTCTAATttacaatatatttaatacaaataaagaatctacgcaaaataaaaatttaattgtagATGCAAGACCAATGACGAACGCTTATGCTCAAACAGCTTTAGGTGGTGGCACtgaatttttagaatattataattttaataattcatcaaaaaGAATCTTTTTGGGGATTGATAATATCCATGTTATCTCTGATattatgaataatttaattgataattttttaagtgataatgatttaaatttaccCATTAATTCgttgaaattaaataataaatattcaaaatcttttaattggttaaaattaattaagaCAATTTTATCTTCCACTGAAACTTTAACTAAATCAatgatttttaataattcaaatattctaGTCCATTGTTCAGATGGTTGGGATAGAACAGCTCAAATATCTTCcctaattcaaatttgttTAGATCCATTCTTTAGAACCATCGATGGATTTATTATCCTAGTAGAGAAGGAATGGATCTCGTTTGGTCataaatttcaagaaagatcaaatcatttatcaaatgaaaatatttttcatgaTAATACTGTTTCGAgttttaatttgaaaaataattcaaataatatttcacaATCAAGcccaataataaatgatacTGATGGATTTTCAAgttcttcattatttggtAAAGATGCAAATGATTTTACTGATTTCGATACCCCACCAAATACAACACAACCTTCTATGAATATGGCATCAACTAATCTGTCTTCATCAAACGATAGCTCTAATccattaaattctttattaaactCAAATTTCATTTCAAATGTTACAAAccattttaataattcaactACTCCATCATCACTAttacaaatttcaaaatcaaaacagTTTTCTTCACCAATTTTCCAACAATTTTTGGATTGTGTTTATCAACTAATATCCCaaaatccaaataaatttcaatttaacGAAAGATTCTTAAGAagattaatttatcatctaTATTCTTGTCAATATGGTACATTTTTGTATAACAATGAATTTGAACGTTATGAAAGTCACTTATCTGATAATACAAGATCTGTTTGGgattattttctttgtaGAAGAAACGAATTtactaattcaaattatgtGGCTTCTCCCACTAAAACAAATACACCAACAAAACAATTTAAGACTCCAAAGAATTTTGAAACACCTACAAAGGCTAACATTCCTGAACAAGCAAAGACACCTACAAAGGGTGACACTCCTGTAAATTTCAATACACCCACATCAgatgatattaaagaagATGCACAAGAGGTGAAagataaattgaaaaaattcaatatagTTGATCAAGAcgaaaatacaaataacaCTACCTCTAAGGCAGATTCTAGTGCAGCTCCTGTTATAGACAGTAGTATCGACTCTCTTGATGAATTTAGTATTGATCAAGCTTCAGATATTGATGATGTCGATTGGATATTGCctgatataaataatatcaaatgGTGGTGGCAATTGTATGATAGGAAAGATGAAGAGatgaattcaaatttaaataacaaGAACTCCAAATCTCCAGATAGTAACAAAACTACAAAGAAAAGCTATATTGGTATTAGTAAAAAATCTAATGAGCCAACTTCACATGAAGAAAGTCTCTCTTTAAGATTACCTagcttcaattttttcGGTAAAAGTTAG